A single window of Lysobacter oculi DNA harbors:
- a CDS encoding GGDEF domain-containing protein — MAWPTRLKRVLLAWLLLACCLPAFAATDWPRWQAELVRLHQDAIPRDEVRRRFIELQKTLPPDPPYPVQREAARVALLLSDSEGDARARREALRTLALRNGDEDTARLMRVQEIFDSHVDDNIEASLHALDALRLETQPGTPELRNQIAMAYAYMYWDVGNFELALRYLLQARDLAPTLPGRNPERMTERGEGIARLYVDMQDAPRALAELDALERDLPAALSERMRTHLAATRGAALIVSGQPRVAMDVVQQGLQGVAPLDPGNGQQRLRQALAEAHLALDQPELALKAANEMVTASRDGAPYFQAEGQILRGAAQSRLGHVEEGLASMQQGINYFRRAAQFVALRRGLGRKVDALVAAGRPADALAAQREQYDLSMRLYSSNRAQGVARLQVEEDVARREDEIRRLSTENQLQEARVRAQRGSKLAWMVVSVLGGGVILLLALLLRSTRRQREALWKDALTGAFTRHHLERWRAGHRLHAPARRALVLIDLDHFKAINDQHGHAAGDEVLRGVGARLRGELDRHGELFRWGGEEFLLVQDVPADADIEAWLARLQRVVQRDTPWAGQMLRVSASMGCLVLAGEDAEDARFDTAVRLADTALYMAKAEGRACAIRFVFAGEGLDAWHRQPPCRRDELQAWRERGWVQVRRVPAPD; from the coding sequence ATGGCATGGCCGACGCGCCTGAAGCGCGTGCTGCTGGCGTGGCTGCTGCTGGCCTGCTGCCTGCCCGCGTTCGCCGCGACGGATTGGCCGCGCTGGCAGGCCGAACTGGTACGCCTGCACCAGGACGCGATCCCGCGCGATGAAGTGCGGCGGCGCTTCATCGAATTGCAGAAGACCTTGCCACCCGACCCGCCGTATCCGGTGCAGCGCGAGGCGGCGCGGGTCGCGTTGCTGCTGTCCGACAGCGAGGGCGATGCGCGTGCCCGGCGCGAGGCGCTGCGCACGCTCGCGCTGCGCAACGGCGACGAGGACACCGCGCGGCTGATGCGGGTGCAGGAGATTTTCGACAGCCACGTCGACGACAACATCGAGGCCAGCCTGCACGCGCTCGATGCGCTGCGCCTGGAAACGCAGCCGGGGACGCCCGAGCTGCGCAACCAGATCGCCATGGCCTATGCCTACATGTACTGGGATGTCGGCAACTTCGAGCTCGCGTTGCGCTATCTGCTGCAGGCGCGTGACCTGGCGCCCACGCTGCCGGGACGCAATCCCGAACGGATGACCGAGCGTGGCGAAGGCATCGCCCGGCTCTACGTCGACATGCAGGACGCACCGCGCGCGCTGGCCGAGCTCGACGCGCTGGAACGCGACCTGCCGGCGGCGTTGTCGGAAAGGATGCGTACCCATCTCGCCGCCACGCGTGGCGCCGCGCTCATCGTGTCGGGGCAGCCGCGGGTGGCGATGGACGTCGTGCAGCAGGGACTGCAGGGCGTGGCGCCGCTGGACCCCGGCAACGGCCAGCAGCGGCTCCGGCAGGCGCTCGCCGAAGCCCACCTCGCGCTGGACCAGCCCGAGCTCGCGCTCAAGGCGGCGAACGAGATGGTCACGGCCAGCCGCGATGGCGCGCCCTATTTCCAGGCCGAGGGCCAGATCCTGCGCGGTGCAGCCCAGTCACGGCTGGGGCATGTCGAGGAAGGGCTCGCCTCGATGCAGCAGGGCATCAATTATTTCCGTCGTGCCGCGCAGTTCGTCGCCCTGCGGCGCGGGCTGGGCCGCAAGGTGGATGCGCTGGTCGCCGCCGGTCGTCCCGCCGATGCGCTGGCCGCGCAGCGCGAGCAGTACGACCTGTCGATGCGCCTGTACAGCAGCAACCGCGCGCAGGGTGTCGCGCGCCTGCAGGTGGAGGAGGACGTGGCCCGCCGCGAAGACGAGATCCGCCGGCTGTCCACGGAAAACCAGTTGCAGGAAGCCCGCGTGCGCGCGCAGCGCGGCAGCAAGCTGGCGTGGATGGTGGTGAGCGTGCTCGGTGGTGGCGTCATCCTGCTGCTGGCCCTGCTGTTGCGCAGCACCCGCCGCCAGCGCGAAGCCTTGTGGAAGGACGCGCTCACCGGCGCCTTCACCCGCCATCACCTGGAGCGCTGGCGCGCCGGCCATCGCCTGCATGCGCCGGCGCGACGCGCGCTGGTGCTGATCGACCTGGACCACTTCAAGGCGATCAACGACCAGCATGGCCATGCCGCCGGCGACGAAGTGCTGCGGGGTGTCGGCGCGCGCCTGCGCGGTGAGCTGGATCGCCACGGCGAACTGTTCCGCTGGGGTGGCGAGGAGTTCCTGCTGGTGCAGGACGTGCCGGCCGATGCCGACATCGAGGCCTGGCTCGCGCGCCTGCAACGCGTGGTGCAGCGGGACACGCCGTGGGCCGGACAGATGCTGCGGGTCAGCGCATCGATGGGCTGCCTGGTGCTGGCGGGCGAGGATGCCGAGGACGCGCGTTTCGACACCGCCGTGCGCCTGGCCGATACCGCGCTCTACATGGCGAAGGCGGAAGGCCGCGCCTGCGCGATCCGTTTCGTGTTCGCGGGTGAAGGGCTCGATGCCTGGCATCGGCAGCCGCCGTGCCGGCGCGATGAACTGCAGGCCTGGCGCGAGCGGGGCTGGGTGCAGGTACGCCGGGTGCCCGCGCCCGATTAA
- the hemF gene encoding oxygen-dependent coproporphyrinogen oxidase, which translates to MNDTAPDFDAVRRYLRDLQDRICAAIEDADGSARFVEDAWTREGTGGLLGGGGRTRILRDGAVFEQAGIGFSDVSGTALPPSATAARPELVGAAWRAVGVSLVFHPRNPHIPTTHANVRHFRAEKDGECVAWWFGGGFDLTPYYVHDEDVLHWHRVARALCEPFGGEARYDAHKRWCDEYFFLKHRDETRGVGGLFFDDLDDDADADFAYLRAVGDGFLVAYLPIVERRKDTAYGEREREFQLYRRGRYVEFNLVFDRGTHFGLQSGGRAESILMSLPPRVRWEYGYAPEPGSAEARLADYLRPRDWLAELG; encoded by the coding sequence ATGAACGACACCGCCCCCGATTTCGACGCCGTCCGCCGCTACCTGCGCGACCTGCAGGACCGCATCTGCGCAGCCATCGAGGACGCCGATGGCTCGGCGCGCTTCGTCGAGGACGCCTGGACCCGCGAAGGCACGGGCGGCCTGCTCGGTGGTGGCGGGCGCACCCGCATCCTGCGCGACGGCGCGGTGTTCGAGCAGGCCGGCATCGGCTTCTCCGATGTGTCGGGCACGGCGCTGCCACCTTCGGCCACCGCCGCGCGGCCGGAACTGGTCGGCGCGGCCTGGCGCGCGGTCGGCGTGTCGCTGGTCTTCCATCCGCGCAATCCGCACATCCCCACCACCCACGCCAACGTGCGCCACTTCCGCGCCGAGAAAGACGGCGAATGCGTCGCCTGGTGGTTCGGTGGCGGCTTCGACCTGACGCCCTATTACGTGCATGACGAAGACGTGCTGCACTGGCATCGCGTCGCCCGCGCACTGTGCGAGCCGTTCGGTGGCGAAGCGCGCTACGACGCGCACAAGCGCTGGTGCGACGAATACTTCTTCCTCAAGCATCGCGACGAGACACGTGGCGTCGGCGGGCTGTTCTTCGATGATCTGGATGACGATGCGGACGCCGACTTCGCCTACCTGCGCGCGGTCGGCGACGGTTTCCTCGTCGCCTACCTGCCGATCGTCGAACGCCGCAAAGACACGGCTTACGGCGAGCGCGAACGCGAGTTCCAGCTGTACCGGCGCGGGCGCTACGTCGAGTTCAACCTGGTGTTCGACCGCGGCACGCATTTCGGGCTGCAGTCGGGCGGGCGCGCGGAAAGCATCCTGATGAGCCTGCCGCCGCGGGTGCGTTGGGAATACGGCTACGCGCCGGAACCCGGCAGCGCCGAGGCGCGGCTTGCCGACTACCTGCGCCCGCGCGACTGGCTCGCCGAACTGGGCTGA
- a CDS encoding S9 family peptidase: protein MPRLRPALAFALLALACHAQAQPSQPLTMRQIMADPDWIGPGVEGAWWRWDGRAIDFKLKRDGETIRDTWRVGIDGIGAATRIDGGERAQLDGESAVYSRDGQRSAFIRNGDLFVRDLGNGTLTQLTRSNAAESRPQWSDNGGLVWRQGNDWYRWDGRLVMQAASPQAADSPGKTPKADDLRDRQLRLIETLKDEAARRDAARQQDEAWRSADPSRAPAPLYLGKNVDIQDSALSPDGRWLIVVTTEKGADAGKGGQMPKYVTESGYEEFEEVRTRVGRGDPLPNRLWLVDVASGAVRELKFDGLPGIATDPLAAMRKAAGQDPLKGNRAVRIETDGDGSGPAIHWSGDSRNVALLVRAVDNKDRWIASVDLANAALQSRHRLTDPAWVGWSFNEFGWLPDGRTLWYLSEEDGYSHLYTLEGGTRRQLTSGKWEASSVEVARDGRSFYFRCNRSWPGDYEVCKLPASGGSVREVTALDGIESFTQSPDGSRLLLRWSESYVPPQLAVIGADGEGLKKLTDTRTPAFKSIDWVQPEYVQVPSKHGAGTVWGKYYGPKQMEAGRRYPIVMFVHGAGYLQNVEASYPNYFREQMFHNLLVQQGYIVLDLDYRASAGYGRDWRTAIYRWMGKPELEDYLDGLDWLAATKQGDKDRAGIYGGSYGGFMTFVALMKSPGTFKAGAALRPVSDWSQYNHEYTSNILNTPELDPEAYRRSSPIEYAEGLQDSLLIAHGMIDDNVFFKDSVMMAQRLIELRKDKWEIAPYPLERHGFKHPSSWYDEYRRIDELFERRLKK, encoded by the coding sequence ATGCCCCGACTTCGCCCTGCCCTCGCCTTCGCCCTGCTCGCCCTGGCCTGCCACGCACAGGCGCAGCCTTCGCAACCGCTGACGATGCGCCAGATCATGGCCGACCCGGACTGGATCGGGCCCGGCGTCGAAGGCGCGTGGTGGCGATGGGACGGCCGCGCCATCGACTTCAAGCTCAAGCGCGACGGCGAGACGATCCGCGACACCTGGCGGGTCGGCATCGACGGCATCGGCGCGGCCACGCGCATCGACGGCGGCGAACGCGCCCAGCTCGATGGCGAATCCGCCGTCTACAGCCGCGACGGCCAACGCAGCGCCTTCATCCGCAACGGAGACCTCTTCGTCCGCGATCTCGGCAATGGCACGCTGACGCAGCTCACCCGCAGCAACGCGGCGGAATCGCGCCCGCAATGGTCGGACAACGGCGGGCTGGTCTGGCGCCAGGGCAATGACTGGTATCGATGGGATGGCCGGCTGGTGATGCAGGCGGCCTCGCCGCAGGCCGCCGACAGCCCCGGCAAGACGCCGAAGGCCGACGACCTGCGCGACCGCCAGCTCCGCCTCATCGAAACCTTGAAGGACGAAGCCGCGCGCCGCGACGCCGCGCGCCAGCAGGACGAAGCCTGGCGCAGTGCCGACCCGAGCCGCGCGCCGGCCCCGCTCTACCTCGGCAAGAACGTCGACATCCAGGACAGCGCGCTGTCGCCGGACGGCCGCTGGCTGATCGTGGTCACCACCGAGAAGGGCGCGGATGCCGGCAAGGGCGGGCAGATGCCGAAGTACGTGACCGAATCCGGTTACGAGGAATTCGAGGAAGTGCGCACGCGCGTCGGTCGCGGCGATCCGCTGCCCAACCGGTTGTGGCTGGTGGATGTGGCTTCGGGCGCGGTGCGCGAGCTGAAGTTCGACGGCCTGCCCGGCATCGCCACCGATCCGCTGGCGGCGATGCGCAAGGCCGCCGGCCAGGACCCGCTGAAGGGCAACCGCGCGGTGCGCATCGAAACCGATGGCGACGGCAGCGGCCCGGCGATCCACTGGAGCGGCGATTCGCGCAACGTGGCGCTGCTGGTGCGCGCGGTGGACAACAAGGATCGCTGGATCGCCTCGGTGGATCTGGCCAACGCCGCACTGCAGTCGCGGCACCGGCTGACCGATCCGGCGTGGGTCGGCTGGTCGTTCAACGAATTCGGCTGGCTGCCCGATGGCCGCACGCTCTGGTACCTGAGCGAGGAAGACGGCTACTCACACCTCTACACGCTCGAAGGCGGCACGCGCCGGCAGCTGACCTCGGGCAAGTGGGAGGCGTCTTCGGTGGAGGTCGCGCGCGATGGCCGCAGCTTCTACTTCCGCTGCAACCGCAGCTGGCCCGGCGATTACGAAGTCTGCAAATTGCCGGCGAGTGGCGGCAGCGTGCGCGAAGTCACCGCGCTCGACGGCATCGAGAGCTTCACCCAGTCGCCCGATGGTTCCAGGCTGCTGCTGCGCTGGTCGGAGAGCTACGTGCCGCCGCAGCTCGCGGTGATCGGCGCCGATGGCGAAGGCCTGAAGAAGCTCACCGATACCCGCACGCCCGCCTTCAAGTCGATCGACTGGGTGCAGCCGGAATACGTGCAGGTGCCGTCGAAGCACGGCGCCGGCACCGTCTGGGGCAAGTACTACGGCCCGAAGCAGATGGAAGCCGGCAGGCGCTATCCGATCGTCATGTTCGTGCACGGCGCGGGCTATCTGCAGAACGTGGAAGCGAGCTATCCCAACTACTTCCGCGAGCAGATGTTCCACAACCTGCTGGTGCAGCAGGGCTACATCGTGCTGGACCTGGACTACCGCGCATCCGCCGGCTACGGCCGCGACTGGCGCACCGCGATCTACCGCTGGATGGGCAAGCCGGAGCTCGAGGACTACCTGGACGGCCTGGACTGGCTCGCCGCGACCAAGCAGGGCGACAAGGACCGCGCCGGCATCTACGGCGGCAGCTATGGCGGCTTCATGACCTTCGTGGCGCTGATGAAATCGCCCGGCACCTTCAAGGCGGGCGCGGCGCTGCGCCCGGTCAGCGACTGGTCGCAGTACAACCACGAATACACCAGCAACATCCTCAACACGCCCGAACTCGACCCCGAGGCCTACAGGCGCTCGTCGCCGATCGAATACGCCGAAGGCCTGCAGGATTCCCTGCTGATCGCGCACGGCATGATCGACGACAACGTGTTCTTCAAGGACTCGGTGATGATGGCGCAGCGGCTGATCGAGCTGCGCAAGGACAAGTGGGAGATCGCGCCGTATCCGCTGGAACGCCACGGTTTCAAGCACCCGTCGAGCTGGTACGACGAATACCGGCGCATCGACGAACTGTTCGAGCGCAGGCTGAAGAAGTGA
- a CDS encoding YcgL domain-containing protein produces MLAYVYKSRKRADTYVYLAEREDFALLPDTLRAQLGPLDFLLEVALTPERRLARGNQREVMKSLETQGFHLQLPTTLAADPMSEDWGTDA; encoded by the coding sequence ATGCTCGCCTACGTCTACAAAAGCCGGAAACGTGCCGACACCTATGTGTATCTGGCCGAACGCGAGGATTTCGCGCTGCTGCCCGACACGCTGCGCGCGCAACTGGGGCCGCTGGACTTCCTGCTCGAGGTCGCGCTCACGCCCGAACGCCGGCTGGCGCGTGGCAACCAGCGCGAGGTGATGAAGAGCCTGGAGACGCAGGGCTTCCACCTGCAGCTGCCGACCACGCTCGCCGCCGACCCGATGAGCGAGGACTGGGGCACGGATGCCTGA
- a CDS encoding energy transducer TonB, which produces MMKLNVMPLGLLLAACVLAAPLQAQTGKKLPQAAIEVAKSESVMSMRVDGELLISPEGEVREHRITTEVPSGIKAMIDKSIAGWRFKPITDDAGKPVLAKTFMRLTFVAREAAGDDYTVTLENVRFHDGKKPDYRGAAHEKGIDVVTTARPKYPALMLANNVNGSALVQILFDAEGKVEDAIIVQSAMFNVRGHSDVLEQAVAEMEKESLRAVRRMRVAFGPQADLDDPRSRSGYLAINYWMEGKRNDSNELRQPGKWRQEQRGPLRAAVWLGDAARVGISDVDGTENLMSGEKSLIKPLSGVPML; this is translated from the coding sequence ATGATGAAGTTGAACGTGATGCCGCTTGGCCTGCTGCTGGCGGCCTGCGTGTTGGCCGCGCCGCTGCAGGCGCAGACTGGCAAGAAGCTGCCGCAGGCGGCCATCGAGGTGGCCAAATCCGAATCGGTGATGTCGATGCGCGTCGATGGCGAACTCCTGATCTCGCCTGAAGGCGAAGTCCGGGAGCACCGCATCACCACCGAAGTGCCGTCCGGCATCAAGGCCATGATCGACAAGAGCATTGCCGGCTGGCGCTTCAAGCCGATCACCGACGATGCGGGCAAGCCGGTGCTGGCCAAGACCTTCATGCGGTTGACGTTCGTCGCGCGGGAAGCCGCCGGGGACGACTACACGGTGACGCTCGAGAACGTCCGTTTCCACGACGGAAAGAAACCCGACTACCGGGGAGCGGCGCACGAAAAGGGTATCGATGTGGTGACCACCGCGCGACCCAAGTACCCCGCGCTCATGCTGGCCAATAACGTCAATGGCTCGGCGCTGGTGCAAATCTTGTTCGATGCCGAGGGCAAAGTGGAGGACGCGATCATCGTGCAGTCGGCCATGTTCAACGTGCGCGGCCATTCGGATGTGCTGGAGCAGGCAGTGGCGGAGATGGAGAAGGAATCCCTGCGCGCAGTGAGGCGCATGCGCGTCGCGTTCGGCCCGCAGGCCGATCTTGACGATCCGCGTTCGCGCTCGGGCTATCTGGCCATCAACTATTGGATGGAAGGCAAGCGCAACGATTCGAATGAGTTGCGCCAACCGGGCAAATGGCGCCAGGAACAGCGTGGCCCGCTGCGCGCCGCCGTGTGGCTGGGCGATGCCGCACGCGTCGGTATCTCCGACGTCGATGGCACCGAGAACCTGATGTCCGGCGAGAAGTCGCTGATCAAGCCGCTGTCGGGCGTCCCAATGCTCTGA